The following coding sequences are from one Hymenobacter sp. DG25A window:
- a CDS encoding enoyl-CoA hydratase-related protein, with the protein MQPTQPTYTCLIYEVRPDGVATITLNRPDVFNAFNDPQSYELQDALKQVTRDTRVRVVVLTGAGRAFCSGQDLKGASSGEKRSFYDSLHKRYNPIIRAMRALPKPIICRLNGVAAGAGCSLALACDAIVASTDASLIEVFINIGLVPDSGSSWFLPRLVGTLKAFELCTLGSKVPAKEALRLGLVNQVVAPEQLDEATYALAARYAAAPTKAIGLIKQMLNKAGAATLDDMLDYEAHCQQIAGESADYQEGVQAFAEKRKPVFKGE; encoded by the coding sequence ATGCAACCTACCCAGCCTACCTATACCTGCCTGATCTACGAGGTACGCCCCGATGGCGTGGCCACCATCACCCTGAACCGTCCCGATGTGTTCAATGCCTTCAACGACCCGCAGAGCTATGAGCTGCAGGACGCGCTGAAGCAGGTAACCCGGGATACGCGGGTGCGTGTGGTGGTGCTCACGGGCGCTGGCCGGGCCTTCTGCTCGGGCCAGGATTTGAAGGGCGCCAGCAGCGGCGAGAAACGCTCGTTCTACGATTCCCTGCACAAGCGCTACAACCCCATTATCCGGGCTATGCGGGCCCTACCCAAGCCCATCATCTGTCGCCTCAACGGCGTGGCCGCCGGCGCGGGCTGCTCCCTGGCCCTGGCGTGTGACGCCATTGTAGCCTCCACCGATGCTTCCCTGATTGAGGTCTTCATCAATATTGGGCTGGTGCCTGATTCAGGCTCCTCGTGGTTTTTGCCCCGCCTAGTGGGCACGCTGAAGGCGTTTGAGCTGTGCACTCTGGGCAGCAAAGTACCTGCCAAGGAAGCCTTACGGCTGGGTTTAGTGAACCAGGTGGTGGCACCCGAGCAGCTGGACGAAGCTACCTACGCGCTGGCCGCCCGCTACGCCGCCGCGCCCACCAAAGCCATTGGCCTGATTAAACAGATGCTGAACAAAGCCGGAGCGGCCACGCTGGATGACATGCTGGACTACGAAGCCCACTGCCAGCAGATTGCCGGCGAGTCGGCGGACTACCAGGAGGGCGTCCAGGCCTTCGCCGAAAAGCGCAAGCCCGTTTTTAAAGGCGAATAG
- a CDS encoding DUF4142 domain-containing protein — translation MLLLQTAACSPDASQKDPVAEAKFENERRISSEDVTKKQERDAEFMVNTAVASQLTVQLSQLAQQKAVLPAVRALAGTLQKGHTTLDQALRNLAQQKSIVLPTGLGAEQQKRYREFGSYTGGSFDREYIGQLTESYKQLAEAFDDMREDAYDGDIRGFAANYLPVVQQHLSQLKDLEDQTEDLK, via the coding sequence ATGCTGTTGCTGCAAACAGCTGCCTGCTCGCCCGATGCCAGCCAGAAAGACCCCGTAGCCGAAGCCAAATTCGAAAATGAGCGCCGCATCAGCAGCGAAGACGTCACCAAAAAACAGGAGCGCGACGCCGAGTTTATGGTGAATACGGCCGTAGCCAGTCAGCTCACTGTGCAGCTCAGTCAGCTGGCCCAGCAGAAAGCGGTCCTGCCCGCCGTGCGCGCCCTGGCCGGCACCCTGCAAAAAGGCCACACCACCCTCGACCAGGCCCTGCGGAATCTGGCGCAGCAGAAAAGCATTGTGCTACCTACCGGCCTGGGCGCCGAGCAGCAGAAGCGCTACCGCGAATTTGGCAGCTATACCGGGGGCAGCTTCGACCGGGAATACATTGGTCAGCTCACGGAAAGCTATAAGCAACTGGCCGAGGCTTTTGACGACATGCGCGAAGACGCCTATGATGGCGACATTCGCGGATTTGCCGCCAACTACCTGCCCGTGGTGCAGCAGCACCTCAGCCAGCTCAAAGACCTCGAAGACCAGACCGAGGATCTGAAATAA
- a CDS encoding DUF4142 domain-containing protein, whose translation MKLSLYGVLCTSLLLAGSGCNSRQDAVETAQEVNEAKNDSATASAGTSKMEEKKDYDSEFMTKAASGGMMEVELGKAVAAKATTPEAKQFANMMVTDHTKANTELKALAAKKNITLPAAMGEDQQDVYKDVTEKTGINMDKEYLREMVQDHEKDVKEFIEASEKAMDPDIKAFAKKTTPVLQHHLEQAQKMLAAVKERK comes from the coding sequence ATGAAACTTTCCCTATATGGCGTGCTCTGCACCAGCCTGCTGCTGGCAGGCAGTGGCTGCAACTCCCGGCAGGACGCCGTGGAAACCGCCCAAGAAGTAAATGAAGCCAAGAACGACAGCGCAACGGCTTCCGCTGGCACCAGTAAGATGGAGGAAAAGAAGGATTACGACTCCGAGTTCATGACCAAAGCCGCCAGTGGCGGCATGATGGAAGTAGAGCTGGGCAAAGCCGTAGCCGCCAAAGCCACTACTCCTGAGGCCAAGCAGTTTGCCAACATGATGGTGACCGACCACACCAAAGCCAACACGGAGCTGAAGGCGCTGGCCGCGAAAAAGAACATTACCCTACCCGCCGCTATGGGCGAAGACCAGCAGGACGTCTATAAAGATGTGACCGAGAAAACGGGCATCAATATGGACAAGGAATACCTGCGGGAAATGGTGCAGGACCATGAGAAAGACGTGAAGGAGTTCATTGAAGCCTCAGAAAAAGCCATGGACCCCGACATTAAAGCCTTTGCCAAGAAAACCACCCCGGTGCTTCAGCACCATCTGGAACAAGCCCAGAAAATGCTGGCCGCCGTGAAGGAACGCAAATAG
- the uvrA gene encoding excinuclease ABC subunit UvrA yields MAKKSSVSASSTTSRKGRASQPAAPATAVAVADNFEQHTAAVQAVPLAEQVSEAVVAAHSTVRPLAADVEAPFIEVYGAREHNLKNVTVKIPRGKLVVFTGISGSGKSSLAFDTIYAEGQRRYMETFSAYARSFMGGLERPDVDKIEGLSPVISIEQKTTSRNPRSTVGTITEIYDFLRLFYARTAEAFSYATGKKMIRQSDDQIINYILKHFDTGKLVVLAPVVKGRKGHYRELFQQIAKLGFTKVRVDGELLDITAKMQVDRYKIHDIEIVIDRLTVKEEDRFRLSGSVQNALTHGKGTMLVLDPDSEKTQFFSRFLMDPTTGIAYDDPAPNTFSFNSPYGACPVCNGLGEVQEITRESVMPDTKLSISRGGIAPLGEYRDIWIFQQLGLILKKHKASLSTPIDKLPAELVDRMLHGIPEDEDADPKKAGYTEPFEGIIPFLRRQMDSESDNIREWIQQYTQAKECPECHGYRLKKESLHFKIADHHIGELSVMDIKQLAEWFEDLENRLTDRQNLIARELLKEIRKRIGFLLEVGLDYLDLHRSVRTLSGGESQRIRLATQIGTQLVGVLYIMDEPSIGLHQRDNERLIKALQHLRDLGNSVIVVEHDKDMIMHADHVLDIGPGAGIHGGHIVAEGTPKEIFSSGSLTSQYLSGQKHIELRKTKRTGDGGELVLKGAKGHNLKNVTAKFPLGKFIAVTGVSGSGKSSLIHDTLYPILNQYFFNAKREPLAYGSIEGLDLIDKVIEVDQSPIGRTPRSNPATYTGVFTEIRQLYSSLPEAKIRGYGPGRFSFNVKGGRCETCEGAGMRTIEMNFLPDVHVPCETCKGRRYNRETLEVRFKGKSITDVLDMTVEKAVEFFEFQPRILRKIKTLNEVGLGYLTLGQQATTLSGGEAQRVKLATELSKKDTGKTFYILDEPTTGLHFEDINHLAVVLQKLADKGNTVLIIEHNLDLIKVADYVIDIGPEGGAGGGSIVAQGTPEQVSKSKKGYTARFLAEELKTSKYAEEEAPVA; encoded by the coding sequence ATGGCCAAAAAATCATCTGTATCCGCTTCTTCCACCACCTCCCGCAAAGGGCGCGCGTCTCAACCCGCTGCTCCTGCCACGGCAGTAGCCGTAGCCGATAACTTCGAACAGCATACTGCTGCCGTGCAGGCGGTGCCGCTGGCAGAGCAGGTCAGCGAAGCAGTGGTGGCTGCGCATTCCACTGTCCGGCCCTTGGCCGCCGATGTGGAGGCGCCGTTTATTGAAGTATACGGGGCGCGGGAGCACAACCTGAAGAACGTTACTGTCAAAATTCCGCGCGGCAAGCTGGTGGTCTTCACCGGTATTTCCGGCTCGGGCAAGTCGTCGTTGGCGTTTGATACGATTTACGCCGAAGGCCAGCGCCGCTACATGGAGACGTTTTCGGCCTATGCCCGCTCCTTCATGGGCGGGCTGGAGCGGCCCGATGTAGACAAGATTGAGGGCCTGTCGCCGGTTATCAGCATCGAGCAGAAAACCACCTCGCGCAACCCCCGCTCCACGGTAGGCACCATCACGGAGATTTACGATTTCCTGCGCCTGTTCTACGCCCGCACGGCCGAGGCGTTCAGCTATGCCACGGGCAAAAAGATGATCCGGCAGTCAGACGACCAGATCATCAACTACATTCTCAAGCACTTTGATACCGGCAAGCTGGTGGTGCTGGCACCAGTGGTGAAAGGCCGCAAAGGCCACTACCGCGAGCTGTTTCAGCAGATTGCCAAGCTGGGCTTCACCAAAGTGCGCGTAGATGGCGAGCTGCTCGACATCACGGCCAAGATGCAGGTGGACCGCTACAAAATTCACGACATCGAAATTGTCATTGACCGGCTGACGGTGAAGGAGGAGGACCGGTTCCGCCTCTCGGGCTCGGTGCAGAATGCGCTAACCCACGGCAAAGGCACCATGCTGGTGCTGGACCCCGATTCCGAGAAGACCCAGTTCTTCTCGCGCTTTCTGATGGACCCCACCACCGGCATTGCCTACGACGACCCGGCGCCGAATACCTTCTCCTTTAACTCGCCCTACGGCGCCTGCCCCGTGTGCAACGGCCTGGGCGAGGTGCAGGAAATCACCCGCGAGTCGGTGATGCCCGATACCAAGCTCAGCATCAGCCGGGGTGGCATTGCACCGCTGGGCGAGTACCGCGACATCTGGATTTTCCAGCAGCTGGGCCTGATTCTCAAAAAGCACAAAGCCAGCCTGAGCACGCCCATTGATAAGCTGCCCGCCGAGCTGGTGGACCGCATGCTGCACGGCATTCCGGAAGATGAAGACGCCGACCCCAAAAAAGCAGGCTATACCGAGCCGTTTGAAGGCATTATTCCCTTCCTGCGCCGGCAGATGGATTCCGAGTCGGATAACATCCGGGAATGGATTCAGCAGTACACCCAGGCCAAAGAGTGTCCTGAGTGCCACGGCTACCGCCTGAAGAAAGAAAGCCTACACTTCAAAATTGCCGACCACCACATTGGTGAGCTGTCGGTGATGGATATTAAGCAGCTGGCGGAGTGGTTTGAGGATCTGGAAAACCGCCTGACGGACCGACAGAACCTGATTGCGCGCGAGCTGCTGAAGGAAATCCGCAAGCGCATCGGCTTTTTGCTGGAAGTGGGCCTGGATTACCTGGATCTGCACCGCTCCGTGCGCACGCTCTCGGGCGGCGAAAGCCAGCGCATTCGTCTGGCCACGCAGATTGGTACCCAGCTGGTGGGCGTGCTCTACATTATGGACGAGCCCAGCATTGGCCTGCACCAGCGCGACAACGAGCGGCTGATCAAGGCCCTGCAGCACCTGCGGGATTTGGGCAACTCCGTGATTGTGGTGGAGCACGACAAGGACATGATTATGCACGCCGACCACGTGCTGGACATTGGTCCGGGCGCGGGCATCCATGGCGGGCACATTGTGGCCGAAGGCACGCCAAAGGAAATCTTCTCCAGCGGCTCGCTCACCTCCCAGTATCTCAGTGGCCAGAAGCACATTGAGCTGCGCAAAACCAAGCGCACCGGCGACGGGGGCGAGCTGGTGCTGAAAGGCGCCAAAGGCCACAACCTGAAAAACGTGACGGCGAAATTCCCCCTGGGCAAGTTCATTGCCGTCACGGGCGTGTCGGGCTCGGGCAAGTCCTCGCTTATTCACGATACGCTATACCCCATCCTCAACCAGTACTTCTTTAATGCCAAGCGCGAGCCGCTGGCTTACGGCAGCATTGAAGGGCTGGACCTGATTGATAAGGTGATTGAGGTGGATCAGTCGCCGATTGGGCGCACCCCGCGCTCCAACCCGGCCACCTACACGGGTGTGTTCACGGAGATTCGTCAGCTGTATTCCTCGCTGCCGGAAGCCAAAATCCGGGGCTATGGGCCGGGGCGCTTCTCCTTCAACGTGAAGGGCGGGCGCTGCGAAACCTGCGAGGGCGCCGGCATGCGCACCATTGAAATGAACTTTCTGCCCGACGTGCACGTGCCCTGCGAAACCTGCAAAGGCCGCCGCTACAACCGCGAAACGCTGGAAGTGCGCTTCAAAGGCAAGTCGATTACCGACGTGCTGGACATGACGGTGGAAAAAGCCGTGGAGTTCTTTGAGTTTCAGCCCCGCATCCTGCGCAAAATCAAAACGCTGAATGAGGTGGGCCTGGGTTACCTCACGCTGGGCCAGCAGGCTACCACGCTATCCGGCGGCGAAGCGCAGCGCGTGAAGCTGGCCACGGAGCTCAGCAAAAAGGACACCGGCAAAACGTTCTATATCCTGGATGAGCCCACCACCGGTCTGCACTTCGAGGACATCAACCACCTGGCCGTGGTACTCCAGAAGCTGGCCGACAAAGGCAACACCGTCCTCATCATTGAGCATAACCTGGACCTGATTAAAGTGGCCGACTACGTTATTGACATCGGCCCCGAAGGTGGCGCGGGCGGCGGCTCTATTGTGGCGCAGGGTACGCCCGAGCAGGTGTCAAAAAGCAAGAAAGGCTACACAGCCCGCTTTCTGGCCGAGGAGCTGAAAACCAGCAAATACGCCGAGGAAGAAGCCCCGGTTGCCTAA
- the asnS gene encoding asparagine--tRNA ligase, whose product MSDLRRSSVQELLRSEELEREVLVKGWVRTRRGNKYVQFIAVNDGSTIHNIQVVADAEKFPEENLKDVATGACVAVRGKLVASQGKGQTVEVQASEIEVLGKADPEEYPLQKKGHSLEFLREIAHLRPRTNTFGAVLRIRHTLAFGVHQYFNDRGFFYVHTPIITGSDAEGAGQMFRVTTLPEQNPPLNEAGQVDYKEDFFGKATNLTVSGQLEGELAAMALGKVYTFGPTFRAENSNTARHLAEFWMIEPEMAFHDLQDNMDLAEDFLQYLVRYALEKCADDLQFLNEQYDKQLLTRLQSVVDNAFQRLTYTEAIEILKTAKQKFEFPVDWGTDLQSEHERYLVEKHFKKPVILTNYPKDIKAFYMKLDEDGRTVSAMDVLFPGIGEIIGGSQREENLEKLKTRMAEMHVPEEDLWWYLDLRKFGTAPHSGFGLGFERLVLFVTGMANIRDVIPFPRFPKNAEF is encoded by the coding sequence ATGTCCGACCTCCGAAGAAGCAGCGTGCAGGAATTGCTCCGCAGCGAAGAGCTGGAACGCGAAGTGCTGGTGAAAGGCTGGGTGCGCACCCGCCGCGGCAACAAATACGTGCAGTTCATTGCCGTAAACGACGGCTCCACCATCCATAATATACAAGTGGTGGCTGATGCGGAGAAGTTTCCGGAGGAAAATCTGAAGGACGTAGCCACCGGCGCCTGCGTAGCCGTGCGCGGCAAGCTGGTGGCCTCACAGGGTAAAGGCCAGACGGTAGAAGTGCAGGCTTCGGAAATTGAAGTGCTGGGCAAAGCCGATCCGGAAGAGTACCCGCTGCAGAAAAAAGGCCACTCCCTGGAGTTCCTGCGCGAAATTGCTCACCTGCGCCCCCGTACCAACACGTTTGGCGCCGTGCTGCGCATCCGCCACACGCTGGCTTTCGGGGTGCACCAGTACTTCAACGACCGGGGTTTCTTCTACGTGCACACGCCCATCATTACCGGCTCCGATGCCGAGGGTGCCGGCCAGATGTTCCGCGTAACCACGCTGCCCGAGCAAAACCCGCCCCTGAACGAAGCCGGCCAGGTAGACTACAAGGAAGATTTCTTCGGTAAAGCCACCAACCTCACGGTATCGGGGCAGCTGGAGGGCGAGCTGGCCGCCATGGCCCTGGGCAAGGTGTACACCTTTGGCCCCACGTTCCGCGCCGAAAACTCCAACACGGCCCGCCATCTGGCTGAGTTCTGGATGATTGAGCCGGAAATGGCTTTCCATGACCTGCAGGACAACATGGACCTGGCCGAGGATTTCCTGCAGTACCTGGTGCGCTACGCCCTGGAAAAGTGCGCCGACGACCTGCAGTTCCTCAACGAGCAGTATGATAAACAGCTGCTCACGCGCCTGCAGTCCGTGGTAGACAATGCCTTCCAGCGCCTTACCTACACCGAGGCCATTGAGATTCTGAAAACTGCCAAGCAGAAGTTCGAATTCCCCGTGGACTGGGGCACCGACCTGCAGAGCGAGCATGAGCGCTACCTGGTAGAAAAGCACTTCAAGAAGCCCGTTATCCTGACTAACTACCCCAAGGATATCAAGGCTTTCTATATGAAGCTGGACGAAGATGGCCGCACCGTAAGCGCCATGGACGTGCTGTTCCCCGGCATCGGCGAAATCATTGGGGGCTCGCAGCGCGAGGAAAACCTGGAGAAGCTGAAAACCCGCATGGCCGAAATGCACGTGCCCGAAGAAGACCTCTGGTGGTACCTGGATCTGCGCAAGTTCGGCACCGCGCCGCACTCCGGCTTTGGTCTTGGCTTCGAGCGTCTGGTGCTGTTCGTCACCGGCATGGCCAACATCCGCGACGTTATTCCTTTCCCGCGCTTCCCGAAGAACGCGGAGTTTTAA
- the rpoN gene encoding RNA polymerase factor sigma-54, protein MQRLDMKQLLQQKLSPQQIQFIKLLQIPTAELEARIKEELEANPALEEGDDEPEEEFEEQDRDEDAEDFDNDPDAEFDSDNSTLDEDFDEPADEQPEIELPVAEEAAPEERQNDNDDLDLGDYLNDDEIAGYKMQGDGPGEPEDDREMPLADTSGSLIDSLLDQLGFADLDEKQEAIGRQLIGSIDGDGYIRRDLSAIVNDLAFSQNIETTTEEIEQVLHLIQSFDPPGIAARDLRECLLLQLERRHQDDPVVEHAERILTDTYDEFTKKHYTRIQQKLDLEDDELKEAIALILKLNPKPGGTGPVGLGKVQYIIPDFILTNDNGQLSLTLNARNAPELRVSPAYQEMFQTYDKAAKKDTKMKEAVTFVKQKLDSAKWFIDAIRQRQNTLLKTMDSIVRYQHEFFLEGDEGKLRPMILKDIAQEIGMDISTVSRVANSKAVQTEFGIYPLKYFFSEGIATDSGEDASSREVKHILKEIIEGESKGKPLSDDKLEKMLNARGYNIARRTVAKYREQLNIPVARLRKEL, encoded by the coding sequence ATGCAACGACTGGACATGAAACAGCTTCTCCAGCAGAAGCTGTCCCCCCAACAGATACAATTCATTAAGCTGCTGCAGATTCCCACTGCCGAGCTGGAAGCCCGCATCAAAGAAGAGCTGGAGGCCAACCCGGCCCTGGAAGAAGGCGACGACGAGCCCGAGGAGGAGTTTGAGGAGCAGGACCGCGACGAAGACGCCGAGGATTTCGACAACGACCCCGATGCCGAGTTCGATAGCGACAACAGCACGCTGGATGAAGATTTTGACGAGCCTGCCGATGAGCAGCCCGAAATTGAGCTGCCCGTAGCCGAAGAAGCCGCCCCCGAGGAACGCCAGAACGATAATGACGATCTGGACCTGGGCGACTACCTCAACGATGACGAAATAGCCGGCTACAAAATGCAGGGCGACGGTCCCGGCGAGCCGGAAGACGACCGGGAAATGCCCTTGGCCGACACCAGCGGCTCCCTCATCGACTCCCTGCTGGACCAGCTGGGCTTCGCCGACTTAGACGAAAAGCAGGAAGCCATTGGCCGCCAGCTCATCGGCTCCATTGATGGCGACGGCTACATCCGCCGCGACCTGTCGGCCATTGTCAACGATCTGGCCTTCTCCCAGAACATTGAAACCACCACCGAGGAAATTGAGCAGGTGCTGCACCTGATTCAGAGCTTCGACCCGCCCGGCATTGCCGCCCGCGACCTGCGGGAGTGCCTGTTGCTGCAGCTGGAGCGCCGCCACCAGGACGACCCGGTAGTAGAGCACGCCGAGCGGATTCTGACCGACACCTACGACGAGTTTACCAAGAAGCACTACACCCGCATTCAGCAGAAGCTGGATCTGGAAGATGACGAGCTGAAGGAGGCCATTGCCCTGATTCTGAAGCTGAACCCCAAGCCCGGCGGTACCGGCCCGGTAGGCCTCGGTAAGGTACAGTACATCATCCCCGACTTCATTCTGACCAACGACAACGGCCAGCTAAGCCTGACTTTGAACGCCCGCAACGCCCCCGAGCTGCGCGTGTCGCCGGCCTACCAGGAGATGTTCCAGACCTACGACAAGGCGGCCAAGAAGGACACCAAGATGAAGGAGGCCGTCACCTTCGTAAAGCAGAAGCTGGACTCGGCCAAGTGGTTTATTGATGCCATCCGGCAGCGCCAGAATACGCTTTTGAAAACCATGGACTCCATTGTGCGCTACCAGCACGAGTTTTTCCTGGAGGGCGACGAAGGCAAGCTGCGGCCCATGATTCTGAAGGACATTGCCCAGGAAATCGGCATGGACATCAGCACCGTAAGCCGCGTGGCTAATTCCAAAGCCGTGCAGACGGAGTTCGGCATTTACCCGCTGAAGTACTTCTTCTCCGAGGGCATTGCCACCGACTCCGGCGAAGACGCCAGCAGCCGCGAGGTAAAGCATATTCTGAAGGAAATTATTGAAGGCGAAAGCAAAGGCAAGCCCTTATCCGACGATAAGCTGGAAAAGATGCTGAACGCCCGGGGCTACAATATTGCCCGGCGCACCGTGGCCAAGTACCGGGAGCAGCTGAATATTCCGGTAGCGCGCCTGCGCAAAGAGCTCTAA
- a CDS encoding FAD-dependent oxidoreductase: MSSSSSDAATAGFPAASTERYTIMGAGLVGSLLALYLAKRGYPVEVLERRPDPRLAGPIEGRSINLALSDRGWRALEGVGIAEQIRQVGIPMYGRVMHDVAGNLTSQPYGQDNQAIYSVSRGGLNRTLLELAEAMPGVEVQFSQQCLNVDLRSRTLELRNTTTNEVYKRGFQHLFGADGAFSAVRGALQKTDRYNYSQSYLEYGYKELNIAPGPGGTWQLEKHALHIWPRGQYMMIALPNLDGSFTCTLFFPYEGPHSFAALQTPEQVQAFFQEVFADVVPLMPELVEDFFQNPTGSLVTVRCFPWAFDDAVLLLGDASHAIVPFYGQGMNSGFEDCTVLNQLMDEHGQDWHTIFQEFERQRKPNTDAMADLAVYNFEEMRDRVADPRFLLQKKIESKISAQYPGRWVPLYSQVTFSATPYAEAWSAGQRQDQIMQRLMPHIQSEADYDLPQVQALVAAEMDAKH; encoded by the coding sequence ATGAGTTCATCTTCTTCTGACGCTGCTACGGCAGGTTTTCCTGCTGCTTCCACTGAACGCTACACCATTATGGGCGCCGGGCTGGTGGGCTCTTTGCTGGCGCTGTATCTGGCCAAGCGCGGGTACCCGGTAGAGGTGCTGGAGCGTCGCCCCGACCCCCGCCTGGCCGGTCCCATAGAAGGCCGCTCCATTAACCTGGCGCTTTCCGACCGGGGCTGGCGGGCCTTGGAGGGCGTGGGCATAGCCGAGCAGATCCGGCAGGTGGGCATTCCTATGTACGGGCGCGTGATGCACGATGTAGCCGGCAACCTCACCTCCCAGCCCTACGGCCAGGATAACCAGGCCATCTACTCCGTGTCCCGGGGCGGGCTGAACCGTACGCTGCTGGAACTGGCCGAAGCTATGCCCGGCGTGGAGGTGCAGTTCAGTCAGCAGTGCCTGAACGTGGATTTACGCTCCCGCACCCTGGAGCTGCGAAACACCACTACCAATGAAGTATACAAGCGCGGATTTCAGCACCTGTTTGGGGCCGATGGGGCCTTTTCCGCGGTGCGCGGCGCCCTGCAGAAGACGGACCGCTACAACTACTCCCAGAGCTACCTGGAGTACGGCTACAAGGAGCTGAATATTGCCCCGGGCCCCGGCGGTACCTGGCAGCTGGAAAAGCATGCTCTGCACATCTGGCCCCGCGGGCAGTATATGATGATTGCGCTGCCTAACCTGGATGGCTCCTTCACCTGCACGCTGTTCTTCCCCTACGAAGGCCCGCATTCCTTTGCTGCTCTGCAAACGCCGGAGCAGGTACAGGCCTTCTTCCAGGAAGTGTTTGCTGATGTAGTGCCGCTGATGCCGGAGCTGGTAGAAGACTTTTTCCAGAACCCCACCGGCTCCCTGGTAACCGTGCGGTGCTTCCCCTGGGCGTTTGATGATGCGGTGCTGCTGCTGGGCGATGCCTCCCACGCCATTGTGCCTTTCTACGGGCAGGGCATGAATTCCGGGTTTGAGGACTGCACCGTACTCAACCAGCTGATGGACGAGCACGGCCAGGACTGGCACACCATTTTTCAGGAGTTCGAGCGCCAGCGCAAGCCCAATACCGATGCCATGGCCGACCTGGCCGTGTACAACTTTGAGGAAATGCGTGACCGGGTGGCCGACCCACGCTTTCTGCTACAGAAGAAAATCGAAAGTAAAATCTCGGCGCAATATCCCGGCCGCTGGGTTCCGCTCTACTCGCAGGTAACCTTCTCTGCCACGCCCTACGCCGAGGCCTGGAGCGCCGGGCAGCGCCAAGACCAGATTATGCAGCGCCTAATGCCCCACATTCAGAGTGAGGCCGACTACGACCTGCCCCAGGTGCAGGCCTTGGTAGCAGCCGAAATGGACGCGAAGCACTAA